Proteins encoded within one genomic window of Acomys russatus chromosome 5, mAcoRus1.1, whole genome shotgun sequence:
- the Slx1a gene encoding structure-specific endonuclease subunit SLX1 codes for MGHAARPGRFFGVYLLYCQNPRHRGRVYVGFTVNPARRVRQHNAGRKKGGAWRTSGRGPWDMVLILHGFPSAVAALRFEWAWQHPQASRRLTHVGPRLRSEAAFAFHLRVLAHMLRAPPWVRLPLTIRWLRPDFRHELCPAPPPHMPIAFGPPPSQPSVPKRPSASEADSECQPDLGAKASCTLCARMLQDEEGPLCCPHPGCPLRAHIICLAEQFLQEEPGQLLPLEGRCPSCKESLLWGHLVGQCHMDAEEEEDLELEEEHWTDLLET; via the exons ATGGGACATGCGGCAAGACCGGGGCGTTTCTTCGGGGTCTACCTGCTCTACTGCCAGAACCCTCGGCATCGGGGCCGCGTGTACGTGGGATTCACAGTCAATCCTGCTAGACGGGTCCGGCAACACAACGCCGGTCGCAAAAAAGGTGGCGCCTGGCGGACCAGCGGGCGAGGACCCTG GGACATGGTGCTGATCCTGCACGGTTTCCCGTCTGCTGTGGCCGCCCTTCGG TTTGAATGGGCCTGGCAGCATCCTCAGGCTTCACGCCGCCTGACGCACGTGGGGCCGCGCCTGCGCAGCGaggctgcctttgccttccacctGCGTGTGCTGGCACACATGCTCCGAGCTCCTCCGTGGGTACGCCTCCCTCTAACAATACGCTGGCTGCGACCTGACTTCCGCCACGAACTCTGTCCAGCGCCACCACCACACATGCCCATTGCCTTTGGACCGCCACCATCCCAGCCCTCGGTCCCGAAACGACCCTCTGCAAGTGAGGCTGACAGCGAGTGCCAGCCGGATCTAGGTGCCAAGGCCAGCTGCACTCTGTGTGCACGTATGCTGCAG GATGAAGAGGGCCCCCTGTGCTGCCCCCACCCTGGTTGTCCCCTAAGGGCCCATATCATCTGCCTGGCTGAGCAGTTCCTGCAGGAAGAGCCTGGGCAGCTTCTGCCCCTGGAGGGCCGTTGTCCTAG CTGTAAGGAGTCACTACTTTGGGGACACCTGGTTGGACAGTGCCACATGGATGCCGAGGAGGAAGAGGATTTGGAATTAGAAGAG GAACACTGGACAGACTTGCTGGAGACCTGA
- the Bola2b gene encoding bolA-like protein 2 → MELSANYLREKLQRDLDAEHVEVEDTTLNRCATSFRVLVVSAKFEGKPLLQRHRLVNECLAEELPHIHAFEQKTLTPEQWTRERQQ, encoded by the exons ATGGAACTCAGCGCTAACTACCTCCGTGAGAAACTGCAGCGGGACCTAGACGCAGAGCATGTG GAGGTGGAGGACACGACTCTCAACCGTTGCGCGACCAGCTTCCGAGTCCTGGTGGTGTCGGCTAAGTTCGAGGGAAAGCCACTGCTCCAGAGACACCG GCTGGTGAATGAGTGCTTAGCGGAAGAGCTCCCGCACATCCACGCCTTTGAGCAGAAAACTCTGACCCCAGAACAGTGGACCCGAGAGCGGCAGCAATGA
- the Coro1a gene encoding coronin-1A — translation MSRQVVRSSKFRHVFGQPAKADQCYEDVRVSQTTWDSGFCAVNPKFMALICEASGGGAFLVLPLGKTGRVDKNVPLVCGHTAPVLDIAWCPHNDNVIASGSEDCTVMVWEIPDGGLVMPLREPVVTLEGHTKRVGIVAWHPTAQNVLLSAGCDNVILVWDVGTGASVLTLGPDVHPDTIYSVDWSRDGALICTSCRDKRVRIIEPRKGTVVAEKDRPHEGTRPVHAVFVSEGKILTTGFSRMSERQVALWDTKHLEEPLSLQELDTSSGVLLPFFDPDTNIVYLCGKGDSSIRYFEITSEAPFLHYLSMFSSKESQRGMGYMPKRGLEVNKCEIARFYKLHERKCEPIAMTVPRKSDLFQEDLYPPTAGPDPALTAEEWLGGRDAGPLLISLKDGYVPPKSRELRINRGLDSARRRATPEASGTPGLDVVSQLEEEIRNLKAMMQKLQERLDRLEETVQAK, via the exons ATGAGCCGGCAGGTGGTTCGCTCCAGCAAATTCCGCCACGTGTTtggacagccagccaaggctgACCAGTGCTATGAGGATGTACGCGTCTCACAGACCACCTGGGACAGTGGCTTCTGCGCTGTCAACCCCAAGTTCATGGCTCTGATCTGTGaggccagtgggggaggggccttcCTGGTGCTACCCCTAGGCAAG ACTGGACGCGTGGACAAGAACGTGCCCCTAGTTTGCGGCCACACTGCCCCTGTGTTAGACATCGCCTGGTGCCCGCACAATGACAATGTCATTGCCAGTGGCTCTGAGGACTGCACAGTTATG GTGTGGGAGATCCCTGATGGGGGTCTGGTGATGCCCCTGCGGGAGCCCGTCGTCACCCTGGAGGGTCACACCAAGCGGGTCGGCATCGTGGCCTGgcaccccacagcccagaacgtACTGCTCAGTGCAG GTTGTGACAATGTGATCCTGGTGTGGGACGTGGGCACTGGGGCATCTGTGCTGACCCTGGGCCCGGATGTGCACCCGGACACAATCTACAGTGTGGACTGGAGCCGGGACGGCGCACTCATCTGTACCTCCTGCCGTGACAAGCGTGTTCGCATCATTGAACCTCGCAAAGGCACCGTGGTGGCT GAAAAGGACCGTCCTCATGAGGGAACTCGGCCAGTGCACGCTGTGTTTGTGTCAGAAGGAAAAATTCTAACCACTGGTTTCAGCCGCATGAGTGAGCGGCAGGTGGCGCTGTGGGACACG AAGCACCTGGAGGAGCCACTGTCCCTGCAGGAGCTGGACACAAGCAGTGGAGTCCTGCTGCCTTTTTTTGACCCTGACACCAACATTGTCTACCTCTGTGGCAAG GGTGACAGCTCTATCCGGTATTTTGAGATCACTTCTGAGGCTCCCTTCCTGCACTATCTTTCCATGTTCAGTTCCAAGGAGTCTCAGCGTGGTATGGGCTACATGCCCAAACGTGGCCTGGAAGTGAATAAGTGTGAGATTGCCAG gTTCTATAAGCTTCATGAGCGGAAGTGTGAGCCCATTGCCATGACAGTGCCTAGGAAG TCGGACCTGTTCCAGGAGGACCTGTACCCACCCACTGCAGGACCTGACCCTGCCCTCACAGCTGAGGAGTGGCTGGGTGGTCGGGATGCCGGGCCCCTCCTCATTTCCCTCAAGGATGGCTACGTGCCCCCAAAGAGCCGGGAGCTGAGAATCAACAGGGGCCTGGACAGCGCTCGCAGAAGGGCTACACCAGAGGCCAGCGGCACTCCGGGCTTG GACGTTGTGTCACAGCTGGAGGAAGAGATAAGGAATCTAAAGGCCATGATGCAGAAGTTACAGGAGCGCTTGGACAGGCTGGAGGAGACTGTTCAGGCCAAGTAA